A part of Caretta caretta isolate rCarCar2 chromosome 1, rCarCar1.hap1, whole genome shotgun sequence genomic DNA contains:
- the SLC25A15 gene encoding mitochondrial ornithine transporter 1 isoform X1, whose amino-acid sequence MRTNPAIQAAIDLTAGAAGGTACVLTGQPFDTAKVKMQTFPSMYKGLIECIVKTYKQVGLRGFYKGTTPALVANIAENSVLFMCYGFCQQIVRGIVGLDRKAKLSDLQNAASGSFASAFAALVLCPTELVKCRLQTMHEMQLSGKIAQGHNTVWSVMKSVIQKDGPLGFYHGLSSTLLREVPGYFFFFGGYELCRTFFAAERPKDQLGPIPLMVSGGFGGICLWIAVYPVDCVKSRIQVLSMSGKQAGFMGTFANILRNEGVFALYSGLKPTLIRAFPANGALFLAYEYSRKMMMEQVDTY is encoded by the exons ATGAGGACAAATCCCGCCATTCAGGCTGCCATTGACCTCACAGCAGGTGCAGCAG GTGGGACTGCATGTGTGCTAACTGGCCAGCCCTTTGATACCGCTAAGGTGAAGATGCAGACATTTCCCAGCATGTATAAAGGACTCATTGAATGTATTGTGAAGACATATAAACAAGTTGGATTGCGAGGCTTCTACAAAGGGACCACCCCGGCACTTGTAGCCAACATAGCAGAAAACTCAGTCCTATTCATGTGCTATGGGTTTTGCCAGCAGATTGTGAGGGGCATTGTTGGATTAGACAGGAAAGCAAAACTGAG TGATCTGCAGAATGCAGCTTCAGGCTCTTTTGCTTCTGCATTTGCTGCCCTGGTCCTATGTCCCACAGAGCTGGTGAAGTGTCGGTTGCAGACCATGCATGAAATGCAGTTATCTGGAAAGATAGCACAAGGACACAA TACAGTTTGGTCAGTAATGAAAAGTGTTATTCAAAAGGATGGCCCACTCGGGTTCTACCATGGTCTGTCAAGCACTTTACTTCGGGAAGTCCCAggttatttcttcttctttggaGGCTATGAACTGTGTCGGACATTTTTTGCAGCGGAGAGACCAAAAGATCAACTAG GCCCTATTCCTTTGATGGTGAGTGGTGGTTTTGGAGGCATCTGCTTGTGGATTGCTGTTTATCCTGTGGACTGTGTCAAATCTAGAATTCAGGTTCTTTCCATGTCTGGAAAACAGGCGGGCTTCATGGgaacatttgcaaatattttgcgAAATGAAG GAGTATTTGCTTTGTATTCTGGACTAAAGCCTACTTTAATTCGTGCATTCCCAGCCAATGGTGCACTATTCCTTGCCTATGAGTACAGCCGCAAGATGATGATGGAACAGGTTGACACGTACTGA
- the SLC25A15 gene encoding mitochondrial ornithine transporter 1 isoform X2, with product MRTNPAIQAAIDLTAGAAGGTACVLTGQPFDTAKVKMQTFPSMYKGLIECIVKTYKQVGLRGFYKGTTPALVANIAENSVLFMCYGFCQQIVRGIVGLDRKAKLSDLQNAASGSFASAFAALVLCPTELVKCRLQTMHEMQLSGKIAQGHNTVWSVMKSVIQKDGPLGFYHGLSSTLLREVPGYFFFFGGYELCRTFFAAERPKDQLGVFALYSGLKPTLIRAFPANGALFLAYEYSRKMMMEQVDTY from the exons ATGAGGACAAATCCCGCCATTCAGGCTGCCATTGACCTCACAGCAGGTGCAGCAG GTGGGACTGCATGTGTGCTAACTGGCCAGCCCTTTGATACCGCTAAGGTGAAGATGCAGACATTTCCCAGCATGTATAAAGGACTCATTGAATGTATTGTGAAGACATATAAACAAGTTGGATTGCGAGGCTTCTACAAAGGGACCACCCCGGCACTTGTAGCCAACATAGCAGAAAACTCAGTCCTATTCATGTGCTATGGGTTTTGCCAGCAGATTGTGAGGGGCATTGTTGGATTAGACAGGAAAGCAAAACTGAG TGATCTGCAGAATGCAGCTTCAGGCTCTTTTGCTTCTGCATTTGCTGCCCTGGTCCTATGTCCCACAGAGCTGGTGAAGTGTCGGTTGCAGACCATGCATGAAATGCAGTTATCTGGAAAGATAGCACAAGGACACAA TACAGTTTGGTCAGTAATGAAAAGTGTTATTCAAAAGGATGGCCCACTCGGGTTCTACCATGGTCTGTCAAGCACTTTACTTCGGGAAGTCCCAggttatttcttcttctttggaGGCTATGAACTGTGTCGGACATTTTTTGCAGCGGAGAGACCAAAAGATCAACTAG GAGTATTTGCTTTGTATTCTGGACTAAAGCCTACTTTAATTCGTGCATTCCCAGCCAATGGTGCACTATTCCTTGCCTATGAGTACAGCCGCAAGATGATGATGGAACAGGTTGACACGTACTGA